One Microcebus murinus isolate Inina chromosome 9, M.murinus_Inina_mat1.0, whole genome shotgun sequence DNA window includes the following coding sequences:
- the CCDC136 gene encoding coiled-coil domain-containing protein 136 isoform X3, whose protein sequence is MEAGAGAGAGAAGWSCPGPGPTVTTLGSYEASEGCERKKGQRWGSLERRGMQAMEGEVLLPALYEEEEEEEEEEVEEEEEEQEQKGGSVGSLSVSKHRGLSLTETELEELRAQVLQLVAELEETRELAGQHEDDSLELQGLLEDERLASAQQAEVFTKQIQQLQGELRTLREEISLLEREKETELKEIERELHLAQSEILTLRQAAEDSATEHESDIASLQEDLCRMQKELNDMDRIRGDYEMEITSLRAEMEMKMSQQSNSLSLSDFSGLQEELQELRERYQFLNAEYRTLQESNSSLTEQLADLESDRTRRATEKWLESQTLRSMMSTESQTSEMDFLEPDPEMHLLRQQLLGAEEQMHDMQSKCKKLCCELQELQHHRQVSEEEQRRLQRELKCAQNEMLRFQTSHSVIQPSPTPDPPIFSLPLVGLVVISALLWCWWAEMSS, encoded by the exons ATGGAGGCGGGCGCCGGGGCCGGCGCGGGAGCTGCGGGCTGGAGCTGCCCGGGCCCAG GACCCACAGTGACCACTCTAGGCTCCTATGAGGCGTCTGAGGGTTGTGAGAGGAAGAAGGGCCAACGCTGGGGGTCCCTGGAACGGCGGGGCATGCAAGCTATGGAGG GGGAGGTATTACTCCCAGCTCTctatgaggaggaagaggaagaggaggaagaagaggtggaagaagaagaagaagaacaagagCAGAAAGGTGGCAGTGTGGGCTCCCTGTCAGTCAGCAAGCACCGGGGCCTGAGCCTCACTGAGACAGAGCTAGAGGAACTAAGGGCTCAGGTGCTCCagctggtggcagagctggaggagACTCGGGAACTGGCAGGGCAGCATGAGGACGACTCCTTGGAGCTGCAGG GACTTCTGGAGGATGAACGGCTGGCCAGCGCGCAGCAGGCAGAGGTGTTCACCAAGCAGATTCAGCAGCTCCAAG GTGAGCTGCGGACCCTACGGGAGGAGATTTCCCTGTTAGAGCGCGAGAAAGAAACTGAACTTAAGGAAATAGAACGGGAATTGCATTTGGCCCAGTCTGAGATCCTGACTCTGCGACAAGCAGCAGAGGATTCCGCAACTGAACATGAGAGTGACATAGCATCCCTGCAGGAGGATCTCTGCCGGATGCAGAAGGAACTCAATGACATGGATCGCATTCGGGGAGATTACGAGATGGAGATCACCTCCCTCCGtgcagaaatggaaatgaagatgTCTCAACAATCCAATAGTTTAAGTCTCTCAGATTTCTCTGGGTTGCAAG AAGAATTGCAGGAACTGCGAGAACGCTACCAATTCTTGAATGCGGAATACCGGACCCTGCAGGAGAGCAACAGTAGCCTCACAGAGCAGCTTGCAGATCTGGAGAGCGACAG GACACGAAGAGCAACAGAGAAGTGGCTGGAGTCCCAAACACTAAGGAGCATGATGTCAACAGAGTCTCAGACTTCAGAAATGGATTTCCTAGAGCCTGATCCTGAAATGCATTTGTTGCGACAGCAGCTCCTGGGAGCTGAAGAGCAGATGCATGACATGCAGAGCAAG TGCAAGAAACTGTGTTGTGAGTTGCAAGAGCTACAGCATCATCGCCAGGTCAGTGAAGAAGAGCAGAGGCGGCTGCAGAGGGAGCTCAAGTGCGCCCAGAATGAAATGCTTCGGTTTCAGACCTCCCACAGTGTCATCCAG